From a region of the Gossypium raimondii isolate GPD5lz chromosome 10, ASM2569854v1, whole genome shotgun sequence genome:
- the LOC105776727 gene encoding protein FAR1-RELATED SEQUENCE 6, translating to MEVEEEKEAFPSNNDCLAEGKCDGQILKEINSEPTESFDVQNSLPEGKKEFVAPAVGMEFESYDDAYNYYNCYAKEAGFRVRVKNSWFKRNSREKYGAVLCCSSQGFKRIKDVNRLRKETRTGCPAMIRMRVVDSKRWRVLEVTHEHNHLLGAKIYKSVKKMGSGARSKLQSSSDAEVQKIKLYRALVIDAVGNGTPNCNATGGRKFSDHPHQLNLRKGDSQAIYNYLCRLQLTNPNFFYLMDFTDEGCLRNVFWVDSRCRASCGYFGDVIYVDNTCMSNRYETPLVALVGVNHHGQTVLLGCGLLAGETVESYTWLFKAWLTCVSGQYPQTIITDRCKALQTAIAEVFPKSNHRFSLSLIMKRVPEKLGGLRNYDAIRKTFVKAVFETLKVIEFEAAWGFMIQHFGVTDHEWLRSLYEDRARWAPVYLKDTFFAGLSASRPGENLSPFFDKYVHKQTPLKEFLDKYELALQKKHKEETLADIESRNSSPELRTRCSFELQLSKLYTREIFKRFQFEVEEMYSCFSTTQLHVDGPIIIFLVKERVLAEGNRREIRDYEVLYNRSASEVRCICSCFNFYGYLCRHALCVLNFNGVEEVPSKYILSRCKKDYKRFYVPDQGSYNVDSIDHMQWFNQLYRSALQVVEEGAISLDHYKVALQAFEDSLNRVHVVEEKQD from the coding sequence atggaagttgaagaagaaaaagaagcttTCCCTAGTAATAATGATTGCTTAGCGGAGGGAAAATGCGACGGCCAGattctaaaagaaataaatagtgaaCCCACTGAATCGTTTGATGTTCAAAATAGCTTACCCGAAGGAAAGAAAGAGTTTGTTGCTCCAGCTGTTGGAATGGAGTTTGAATCTTACGATGATgcttataattattataattgctATGCTAAGGAAGCCGGGTTTCGTGTTAGGGTTAAGAATTCTTGGTTTAAGCGGAACAGTAGAGAGAAATATGGTGCTGTGCTTTGTTGTAGTAGCCAGGgttttaaaagaatcaaagatgTTAACCGTCTTCGGAAGGAAACTAGGACTGGTTGCCCTGCTATGATAAGGATGAGAGTCGTTGACTCAAAACGATGGCGGGTGCTTGAGGTTACACACGAGCATAACCACTTATTAGGTgccaaaatttataaatctgTTAAGAAGATGGGCTCCGGAGCAAGAAGTAAGTTGCAATCGAGTTCTGATGCTGAAGTGCAAAAGATCAAGTTGTATCGAGCATTAGTGATAGATGCCGTGGGTAATGGGACTCCGAACTGCAATGCAACAGGAGGTAGGAAGTTCTCTGATCACCCACATCAGCTCAATCTTAGAAAGGGTGACTCGCAAGCTATTTATAACTACCTTTGCCGTTTGCAGCTGACTAACCCGAACTTCTTTTACTTGATGGATTTCACTGATGAAGGGTGTTTGAGGAATGTATTCTGGGTTGATTCGCGATGTAGGGCATCTTGTGGCTATTTTGGGGATGTCATTTATGTTGATAACACTTGCATGTCAAATAGATATGAGACTCCCCTTGTGGCACTTGTTGGAGTAAACCATCATGGCCAAACCGTGTTACTGGGTTGTGGCCTGCTTGCTGGTGAGACAGTTGAGTCTTATACTTGGTTATTCAAAGCATGGCTTACATGTGTGTCAGGACAGTATCCTCAAACCATTATTACAGACAGATGCAAGGCTTTGCAGACTGCAATTGCCGAGGTGTTCCCCAAATCTAATCATCGCTTCAGTTTGTCACTCATAATGAAAAGAGTTCCAGAAAAGTTGGGAGGATTGCGTAATTATGATGCAATTAGAAAGACATTTGTTAAGGCAGTTTTTGAAACACTTAAAGTGATTGAATTTGAAGCAGCCTGGGGATTTATGATCCAGCATTTTGGTGTCACTGATCATGAATGGCTTAGATCATTATATGAAGATCGAGCTCGGTGGGCTCCAGTTTATCTAAAGGACACATTTTTTGCTGGACTATCTGCTTCGAGGCCTGGTGAGAATTTAAGTCCCTTTTTTGATAAGTATGTGCACAAACAAACCCCTTTAAAAGAGTTTCTTGATAAGTATGAATTAGCATTACAAAAGAAGCACAAGGAAGAAACTCTTGCTGATATTGAGTCAAGAAATTCCAGCCCTGAATTGAGAACAAGATGCTCCTTTGAGTTGCAACTCTCCAAGTTGTACACAAGAGAAATTTTCAAGCGGTTCCAGTTTGAGGTAGAGGAGATGTATTCCTGTTTTAGTACAACACAGTTACATGTTGACGGGCCTATAATAATATTCTTGGTCAAGGAGAGAGTGTTGGCTGAAGGAAATAGGAGAGAAATCAGGGATTATGAAGTACTTTATAACAGATCGGCTAGCGAAGTTAGATGCATTTGCAGTTGCTTTAATTTCTATGGATATCTATGCCGGCATGCATTGTGTGTGCTTAACTTCAACGGTGTTGAGGAGGTCCCGTCCAAGTACATTCTCTCACGATGTAAAAAGGATTACAAGCGCTTCTATGTTCCAGACCAAGGTTCGTATAACGTTGATTCCATTGATCACATGCAATGGTTTAATCAGTTGTATAGAAGTGCCTTGCAAGTTGTGGAGGAGGGGGCAATATCTTTAGACCATTACAAAGTTGCATTGCAAGCTTTTGAAGATTCATTGAATAGAGTTCACGTGGTAGAAGAAAAGCAAGATTAA